TAGATAGGAATATAAATAATTCAAATAAAATAAATTGAAAAGTACTTATTCATACAGACCAAAATATCTGAATGAACATTGAACAAAATATACAGCTCAGTTTTTGGGTTTTTGTTCACAGATTTCAGAATAAATCTGTTCGAATAAAAAAAATACCTAATAAGCTCAGATTTTTATTTAAAATCTGAGTCGAAGAAATATGCCTTTGCACAGAGTATTTTAACTTAATAATCGTCTTTTTCCATAGAAAATTGAGAAGTTAGTACTAAAAATTGGCTTCTAAGCAGCAAAAAATGGCATCCCAGAAGAGTATGGAAAAGTACAAAAACGTTAAAGTGTTAATAATCAGCACTTAGACCCTGCAAAAATTCCTTCAGGCAAAAATGTATATCAATGCACCCGTCCACGCTCGCCCTAAGAACTTCGTACATAGTACTTTGGGTTTGTAAATAAATAAACTATCCATTTGTACTTGTTCTTTTGTCCATTTTCTTCATTATAAAGGTGTTAAATAAACTGTGGCTATTCGCAACTTTTATGCCTTAAAAATGAACAATCCCGATGTATCGGGACGTGCAACTTGAATCCTTTATTTATTTACAAACCCTTTGTTTTTATCTGTGATATATGACATTGGGTGCAAAAAATCCTTAAACTGGCTGCAAGTAAGCGACAGAAGACATTATAAACAACAGTAATTCAAGCAGTTATATTTTCATTGTTGGTCTGTGTGTTAGTCTGTGTGGTGTGGTATGTAGCTCTGTGTGCTTTGGTGTATGAATCCTGTATTGAGTGAAAAAACTACAAAATAAAGCAAATATAATGGCTTAATATCACAACTTTGGCAAACAATTTGCATATAACTAATTAGTATTTAACAAATTAGATTAGTTTTTCAAGCAGATTTCAGAAATAGAAATTTCGCTTTATGTGTTCATTGACATCTTGAAAATGGTTTTTATTGAAAAGAAAATTTTAATTTATGAAACTAAATTATTTTGCAAGCTGCAAAAGCTTGAATGAAGTCAGGACAAAATATTGAGAATTAGCAAAAAAATATCATCCTGATTTAGGTGGTGATACTGCAATAATGCAAGCAATAATAAATGAATATGATTATATATCAAAGAATTTTATTGAAAACTCAAACTTTGACCCTGAAAGGAAACAAACTGAATATGAAATCTCTGAATTATTAAGAGAAAAAATAAATTCAATAATTGTTTTGTCTGGTGTTAATATCGAAATTGTTGGCTGTTGGTTGTGGTTGGATGGAAACACTTTTGAACACAAAGAAATTTTGAAAGAAGAAGATTTCAAATGGAATAGGAAACGTTACAAATGGTATTGGCATGAAGGCAATTTTAGAAAATCAAAGAATGATGTAACTTTTAATGAAATGCGAGAGTTTTTCGGCTCAACAAAAATTGAGCAAACAAAACAAATAATATAAAAGCTTAAAATTTAATATTAAAAAGCGAAAAGGAGTATTAAAAAACTTCTTTTTGCACCACTATATAAAGACCAATCTTATTTGGTCTTACCATATAATTTGATGGAATTAGAAAATAGAGAAATGAAAAAACGAAAAATAATAGTAGTATTCGATAAAAATACAGAAGTCTGCACAGCCTATGGAAATATTGCAGAAATGTGCAGACATTTCGATAATATAAATTGGCATACCTTATCAAGAAAAAAGGAATTTCCGGTACGATACAAGAATTATATTATTTATAAAACTGATCTGATAAAAACGAAATTGAAAGATGGCGGAAAAAAAAGAATTAAAAATATGAGAAAAAGTTTTACTCAGTAATTTTCATAGATGTATTTTGGAATATTTAGTTTATCAGAATTACCATTGAATGTAATATGGAAATAGACAAAATTGAGAGTTGGGAAATTCTTGATTTTTTTTGCAACTATGTAAAATCATAAATTCAAATAAGCAAAATAAGTTTATTTGTACCCTTATTCGTACCCTACAAAATAAAAAACCCTTACAAATCATTGATTTATAAGGGTTTCTATTTTAAAAAAGCGGTCTGGACGAGACTCGAACTCGCGACCCCGTGCGTGACAGGCACGTATTCTAACCAACTGAACTACCAGACCGTTTTGCTTTCGCGGTGCAAAGATAAATGAAGTTTTTCTTTATGCAATATAAAAATGAAAAAAAATGATTTTATTTTTAAAAATAGAAAATTGGTTTTATTAATGTGTTCATTTTCAGAAATTAAAACAAATTAACTTTGAAAGAATAATTTACAGAAAGCTAATATTTTTGGAAAAAATATGAAGAATCCAATAAAAGCAGCTATTATTGAAGCAAGCAAAACGGCTGATGCAGCCAAATCTTTTGCGATCCCGGCTTTTTCGTTGAAGTTGGGAGAAACTAAATCTACAATTACTTCAATAGCAGAATTAATAATTTCTGTAATCAAAACAATTGCAATTGTGAGTAAAATAATTAGCCATTCAGTTCTTTCAATTTTTAAAACTATGGATAGAACAATTGCAACTGTCATTAAAACAAGATGTATGCGAAAGTTGTGTTCATGCTTTATTATGTATTTAAATCCTTTGGCAGCATATTTAAAACTTGTTGCTCTCTTTTTCAAGGAAAATGGTGTTGTATTTTTTTTTGAAACCATATGTGATAAATTTATTTCATTAAAGTTTGAGGACAAAATTACATCTATTTGGAGAATTTCAATTGACATAAAATAAATTAACTTGTCATCATATTTCGTTTTCAGGAAAAGACTCATATTAATAATTACATTTTTTGTGCAAAAAATGCATATGAAAATTCATTAAATATTTTGGAATTACTATTTTCGCAAAAAAAAAATATTATGATTATGAAAGAAAAATTTAAGATTGGTGTTTTAAAAGAAACCAAAAATCCACCGGATAAAAGAGTAGTATTGCCGCCAAAGCAGGCGGTTGAACTTCTGAAAAAGTATCCCAAATTTGAACTAATAATTCAACCAAGCGAGCTAAGATGTTACGATGATAAGGAATATTCAGACCTCGGTTTAACTCTTAGCGACGACCTTAGCCAGTGCGATTTGTTGGCAGGCGTGAAAGAAGTTGATATTCCGGCTCTTATTCCGAATAAGCAATATTTGTTTTTTTCGCATACAGCTAAAAAGCAGCCATATAACAGGAAGCTTTTACAAGAAATCATAGCAAAAAAAATTACATTGTTAGACCACGAATATTTGACAGATAAAAACAATTTTCGTCTTGTTGCATTTGGCAGATGGGCTGGAATCGTAGGTGCATACAATGGTTTGGTTGCTTATGGGCTTCGTTCGGGGCTGTTCAAAATGAAGCGTGCTCATGAATGCTACGATATGGATGATTTTTTTGCTGAACTGAATAAGGTAAAACTTCCAGCAATAAAGATTTTGATAACAGGTGGCGGAAGAGTTGCTCAAGGTGCAATGGAGACTATAGAGCCACTAAACTTGAAAAAGGTTACACCTCAGGATTTTCTCTCTAAAACTTACGATGAAGCAGTTTTTTGTCAGATTGATCCATGGAATTATACAAAAAGAAAAAACGGCGAACCTTTTGATTTGGAACACTTTTTCAGAAATCCAAGTGAATATGAATCCACATTTTTGCCATATACAAAGGTAACAGATATGTTTATTGCATGTCATTTTTGGGACGAAAAATCACCTGTTTTTATGACAAAAGATGATATGCGTGCCGATGATTTCAAAATTGGTGTAATTGCCGATGTAAGTTGCGATATAGATGGCCCAATTCCTTCAACAATTAGATCGTCAACAATTGCAGAACCTTTTTATGGATACAATACTTTCTCGGAAAAGGAAGACGATCCTTTCAACAAGAAAAATATTTGTGTTATGGCAGTAGATAATTTGCCCGGCGAGGCTCCCAGAAATGCTTCTGTAGATTTTTCTGAAGGATTGATAGAAAAAGTTTTCCCGGCATTCATTAATGGTGATATTGAAGGAATTGCCGACAGAGCAACGATTGTGAAAAATGGTGAACTTGCAGAAAAGTATTCTTATCTTTCCGATTTTGCTGCCGGTAAAGAATAGAGAGTTTTATAAGTTAATAAAGTTGAGAATCAAATTAATTTATTAATATTTCTAATAGCTGAATAAACAGCATTTAATATTGGCGACTTCTAAAAATGCAAATTTCTTCGTTGTTTCGATATTTTAAAATCCTCATTTACAATAGTAAACTGCGGTTTTGAAATTTCTCACGCCTTGAAATTTGCTATTTTTAGAAGTCCCTTATTGTGTAATTCGAAATTTATTATGCATGTTTTTTTTAGAAAATATCATCTTCATCAGGCATTAATATCCAAAGCAAAATATATACAATTATGCCCGGAAAAGCGATACTAATAATTGATAAAACAATATAAACTATTCTGATTATTGTAGGATCTATTTTCAAATAATTTGCAATTCCTCCACAAACTCCACCTATGATTCTATTATTCGACCTTATTAATTTTCTATATGTACTCATTAGATATAATTTTTTATGCAAAAATACTAAGTTAAAAACAATTTAGTACAATAATTCTTAATAATATGATTACGTTGATATATGTATCTATAACATATAACTATGATTTAATTATTATTAAAACAATAAGTATTTGATGAAGAATTAATTTAGACTAATTTTGATGATTTAATGTATTGTTTAAATTAATTTTTAGAAATGTCTGAATTTAAAATTACTTTTTATGAATTCACTTTATTATACAAATATTCTAATTGAAAATGTAAGAACATTTGGAAAAAAACAGAATATCAATTTTTGTGATAAAAATGATAAACCTTTTTTATGGAATATTATTATCGGTGACAACGGTATTGGAAAAACGACAATACTAAAAGCACTATCTTTACCTCTTATAAAGCCTTGGGGTAATCCTAGTTGGATATATAATATTAATTTAAACACTTTTGAAAGGTTTAGTTCAGAACAAGAAAGTGGTGCCAAAAAACAAACAAAAATTGTTACAGACTTTCTTTATGCCGAAACAGAAAAGGAATCTTTAACTTTGAACTTGACATTAGGTGAAAAGCATAAAGATATTCAAGCAGTTCTAACAAAAAATGCAAAAATCAATAAACGAATTAACTCTGAGTTTGAAAAGGATTATTTACTTTTTGCTTATGGTGCATCCAGACATATTGGAAGAAAAGGTATGTCATCTGGCAAAGATTTCCCAGCACAAACTTTATTTGAAGATAATGTACCTTTAATGAATACAGAAGAATGGCTACTGCAAGTAGAATTAAAGGCAGAAAAAAACACAAAATTCAACACCTATAAAGAAAAAGTCTTTGAAATAGTAAAACTATTGTTGCAAGGTGAAGTTACAGACATAAAAACGGACGTAGAAAATTCCCCTCAAATTCTATTTAAAACTCAGTTTGGTTGGGTACGACTACATGAATTGAGCTTAGGCTATAAAACTCTGTTATCTTGGATTATTGATTTTGCAAAAGGCATGCTTGAAAAATATCCTGAAAGTGATAATCCACTCGCTGAACCGGCAATTTGTCTTGTTGATGAAATAGATTTACATATTCATCCTGCATTACAAAAAAAAGTCATCAAATTTTTAAAAAATACTTTTCAAAAAACGCAATTCATTGTTACAACTCACAGTCCACTAATTTTACAATCAATTGATAATGCTAATATTATTTTGTTAAAAAATAAAGGGAATTCAGTAAATGCAGTTCAAAATTTTGTTGATATTGATAATTGGCGAATTGACCAAATATTATTAAGCGACTTATTTGAATTAAGAGATATTTATAAACCATCTGTTCAAAAGAAAGTAGATAGTCACTCTAAATTGTTAAGAAAAAGCAATTTGACTGAAAAGGAACGAAAAAAACTACATTCACTTACTGAATTTGTTGAAAATTTACCAATAGGTAATAATCAAAACGAATTAGAGGGATTTGAATTGCTTAGAAAATTTGCAAGCGAAATTGCAAAAAATAAATAATTTTCTGTTATGATAAGTATAGACAAAAGCAATAATATTCCACAAATTTTGTTACAAGATGGAATTGAGGACAATAAGAGAATATGTCAAGAATTTGACTCAAACCCCTTAGCCTATACATCAAGACCAAATTTCAGCAATAAAAAATTAAAAAAACTTGCTATTAAAAATAAAATCTATGGTAAAACAACAGTAAAGCTACAATTAATTGCAGATCAGAAAGAAAAATGCTGTTTTTGCGAAGCTAAATTTACTGCAACTTCATATGGTGATGTAGAACATTTCAGACCTAAAAAGGCATTCAAAAAAGGACGAAAATTGATTTATCCCGGATATTATTGGCTTGCCTATGATTGGCATAATCTTTTGTTTTCTTGCGAAAAGTGTAATAGAACATATAAAAAAAACGAATTTCCTCTATTTGATGAAAATATCAGAGTTAAAAATCATAATGAGGCAGTAAATCTTCCATATGAGGAATACAAATTAATAAATCCAATTTGCGAAAATCCGGAGGAGTATATTAGATTTAATCAGCACATTCCGGTAGCAATAAATAATAGTTCAAAAGCCATAAAATCTATCAGCATCTATGGTTTAGACAGACCAGAACTGAATAACGAAAGGCTTGAACATCTAAATTATCTTAAAACTTGTGAATTTTTTCAGCATTTTGATTTAAATAATCAAGAAAAAATGAATAGTGCAATGATGACTTTTAATAAAAGTTATGATGAAACCTATAAAATGATTTCTACCGCAAAAGGCTTATTTCAAAATGCAGCACAAAATCAAAGTAAATTTGCGGGAATGGTTCGTTCAAATTTCCCAGAATTGTCTGTTGAATAAAATACCAATATAATAAATACGTTTTATCTAAGGTTACTAAAATCATATTTCTTAGCAAATGTGATTTATAAATAAATCAATCAGTTTCGAGTTTTATGAAAAAATCGGAGAAAAACAAAAGACAGAATTACAGAAATTGGATAATTAGTTTTATAATAATTATTTTAATCGGCATAGCATATTTTTGGGTTCAAAAGTATTATGATTCAATAAATATGCCTAATGTTTCTATTAATAAAAAGTTTGAATATTTATATATTAAAACAGCTTCGAATTACGAAGATGTTCTCCAAACTTTAAAATCGAAAAACATAATAATTGATATCGAGTCTTTCGAGTGGATGGTTGAGAAAAAAAACTATAAAAGTCATATTTATCCTGGTAGGTATAAAATTGCAAATAATATTAGCAACGATGAATTGATTAATATCCTTAGGAGCGGTGTTCAGGAGCCTATTAAGTTGATATTTAATAATATTCGAACACTTGAGCAGTTTTCGGGAAGGATTTCGGAACAAATTGAAGCTGATTCTATAGAAATAATAAAGTTCTTAAGCAAAAAGGAGAATATTTCAAAATATGGTTTTAATAATGCAACAATTGTAAGTCTGTTTATCCCCAATACATATGAGATTTACTGGAATATCTCGGTAGCCAATTTCGTTGAAAGAATGGCAAAAGAGTATAAAAAATTCTGGAATTATTATAGAAAGCAGAAAGCAAAAAATATGAGCTTGTCGCAATCTGAAGTTAGTACACTGGCTTCCATTGTTGAAGAAGAGACCATAAAAAATGATGAAAAATCAAGAGTTGCAGGAGTTTATGTAAACCGACTTAAAAAGAGAATGCGTTTGCAGGCAGACCCAACCATAAAATTTGCACTAAAAGATTTTTCAATAAAAAGAATTTTGAAACGGCATCTAAAAGTAGAATCTGATTATAATACATACACAAATAGCGGATTGCCACCGGGACCAATAAATATTCCTTCAATTTCTTCAATCGATGCTGTGTTGAATTATGAAAAGCATACTTACTATTATTTTTGTGCCAAAGAAGATTTTTCGGGTTATCATAATTTTGCAAAAACTTTACGACAGCATAACTCCAATGCACGCAAATATCAAAAAGAATTAGGTAAAAAGAGAATTTATAAATGAGAACTCTATGTTTTAAACTTTGAAAAACAGGATTAGACTTTAATAATCAGTCAAAATTCATTAATGTAATTTCACGAAAATTTGTACAATCCTGTTAAAGTTTTTTATATCATTGCATTTTTAAAATTTAATTTATGAAGACGAAAAAATATGTTTTATGGATACTGGCTGCAGTAATTACACTTGCATCGGTATTTTATCAACGAAAAACCGGCCCAACTTATCCAAAAAGAATAAAGCAACAAATTGAAAATATAGAATATAGCTTTAAATTGCCAAGAAGTTTTGGTGGAACAGCCGATTGCCCTATTGAAATAGAAATAAGTGACAAAACTATTAGTGGTCAAATCTTCTATAAAAAATATCCTTCAAACGATGAATGGCTAAGCTCCAGTTTGGCAAGAGAAAACAATTTTCTAAAAACAAGTTTGCCCAATCAACCTCCAGCAGGAAAATTGGAATACTATATTGTTTTGAATAAAGGAAGCAACAGCTACGAAATCTCAAAATCTAATCCTTTAAAAATTAGATTTAAAGGTGAGGTTCCGGCTTGGGCTTTAATTCCGCATGTATTGTTCATGTTTATTGCAATGTTCCTGTCAAATGTTGCAGGATTGTTTGCATTTGCAAGATTTGATAAGTACAAATTTTATACGACATTGACATTTATTGCTTTACTTATTGGAGGAATGATTTTGGGTCCCGTTGTTCAGAAATTTGCCTTCAACGAGTTTTGGACGGGTGTTCCTTTCGGATGGGATTTAACTGATAATAAAACACTTATTGGGTTCGTTTTTTGGACTATTGCAATTGCAGCAAATTATAAAAAAGACAAACCATATTTAGTTATCGTTGCTGCAATTATGCTACTTCTTATATATTGTATTCCTCATAGCATGTTTGGTTCGGAACTTGACCATGCAACAGGTCAGGTGGGTCAAGGGTAGAAAAGCATTTTTTGATATAATTCTATCTGATTTTGGCTTTTTGTGAATATCTCAATTATTTGCACAAAGTGAAAAATTATGCTGATTTTTTTAATTCATAATCTTCCCATTAATTTCCGGTAGAATTTTACAAAGTGTTTTTTCTTAAAAATAAATAGCACTATTGCTCGTATAAATAAACAGAATTATATTTATTTAAAATGCTAAAAAAGGTTTTTGTTGTATTATTAATATGTTCGAATGCAGTAAGTTACCTATGGGGACAAGACTACTCGGCAAAACTTGATAGTATTTTCAGTAATAAAATAATTTATCTTGCCGATTCAATGCCACATAAAGATCTTGAAGAAGTAGTAGTTTATGCACCAAGAATTTTTGAAAAAAAGAGAGATTATAAACGATATAGAAAACTCGTAAAAAAAATTAAGAAAGTCTATCCATATGCCAAAACAGCCAACCAGTGGCTTACTGACATCAATAATAACTTAGAAAAAATTGAAAGCGAACGAGAAAAAAAGGTATTCATAAAACAGGCAGAAAAACGCCTGCGATCAGAATTTGAAGACGAACTAATAAAGCTAACTTTTTCGGAAGGGAGATTACTTATTAAGCTCATCGACAGGGAGACCGGGAATACTTCCTATGAATTAGTTAAACAATTGCGAGGAAGTTTTTCTGCTTTTTTCTGGCAATCGGTTGCATTGCTCTTTGGCTCTAACCTAAAATCGGAATACGATGCCGAAAATGATGACAGATTAATTGAAGAAATAATTTATCAAATTGATAATGGATTTTTATAAATTTGAAGATTATTTGAAATTTTGTCTTAAAGGTCTAATTATTTGAAATATAAACTTATTTGTAAAATTAATACTTATAAAGGGGATTTCTAAAAATAGTAAATTTCAAGGCGTAAGAAATTTGCATTTTTAGAAGTTCCCTAAAGTTTGTTACGAAAACTATTCACAAAAAAATCACTAATTACCCACAATGAAAAATTATTTAACCCTAATTTTTTTCATATTTTCGAGTATTCAGCTTTTATTTGCCCAAAATAAAATTTATACTACTCATAGAATTGAAAATTCTCCACCAATTATCGATGGATTATTGGACGATCCCATTTGGAAAACTATTGATTGGGAAGAGAATTTTACACAATTTGAACCTCACAATAGCGAAAAGCCAAGCCAAAACACAGCATTCAAACTTTTTTATGACGACAATAATCTTTATCTCGCAGTAAAAGCATACGACAGCGAACCCGAAAAAATAGAGAAACAATTGACAAGGCGAGATGGCTGGGGAGGCGATTTTCTTGGAATTCAACTTGATAGCTATTTCGACAAAAAAACAGCATTTGCGTTTATAGTAACAGCTTCCGGTATAAAAAATGACGGTATCTTCAACAGCGATGGAGACGATTTTACTGAAAGTTGGGACCCAATTTGGTTCGTAAAAACAAGTATTGACGCTGAGGGTTGGAATGCCGAATATAAAATTCCACTAAGTCAGCTTCGTTTTGCAAAAAAGGAAAAACAGAAGTGGGGTATGCAAGTAATAAGAAAAATATATAGAAACGATGAGCTATCTTTATGGCAACATATTGATAATAAGGAGTCTGGTTGGGTTTCTAATTTTGGAGAATTACATGGTATCGAAAATATAAAACCTAAAAGGCAAATTGAAATAGCGCCATTTGTTTTAGGAAAAAATGAATTTTATGAAACAGAAGATGATAACCCATTTTCTACAGGAAATGATTTTTCTTATAATGTAGGTGTAGATGGAAAAGTAGGAATTACTAACGATTTAATTCTTGATTTTACAGTGAATCCCGACTTCGGACAGGTTGAAGCAGATCCTTCGGAGTTAAACCTCTCTGCATTCGAAAGTTACTTTTCAGAAAAAAGACCCTTTTTTATTGAAGGAAAAAATATTACTGATTATAGGATTACACCCGGTGGACATCCAATGGCTCGCGACAATCTATTCTATTCCAGAAGGATAGGAAAACAAGCTCTTACTTATCCCGATGTGTCGGACGATGAATATGTGAAAATTCCGGAAAGAACTAAAATTATTGGAGCTTTCAAACTTACCGGAAAAACCAAAAATGGTTGGTCGATTGGTATTGTTGAATCCATTACAGGACGTGAACAAGCCGAAATTGACTATAATGGAGAAAGACGTTTTGAAACTATTGAACCGCTTACGAGTTATTTTATTGGCAGATTGCAGAAAGATATTAATAAAGGAAACACAGTTATTGGAGGAATATTCACTTCAACCAACAGAAATTTTGATGGAGAAGATTTTGATGTATTGTCGAAATCGGCAAACACAGCCGGTTTAGACTTTCGACAATATTGGAAAGACAAAAAATATTATTTCTCAACAAAGTTTGTTGTAAGTAAAATCGAAGGATCAGAAGATGCAATTCTCGAACAACAACTTTCCTCAATAAGATATTTGCAAAGGCCTGATGCAGACTACTTAAATGTAGATTCGAGCTTAACAAGCATGTCAGGCCATGGCGGAACTATCCTTATGGGGAAAAGTGCGAATTCAGGATTAAGATATACTTTTTGTCTGGCTTGGCGCTCGCCCAAATTGGAATTAAACGATGTGGGCTTTCTAAGGCAAAGCGATAAGATTTTCCATTATTTATGGATAGGCTATGAGTTCGAAAAACCATTTTCGATATTCCGAAAAATGAACATAAATGCAAATGAATGGGCAGGCTGGGATTTTGGAGGTACTAATCTTTATAAAGGAATGAGTCTCAACTTTAGGACTGTGTTTACAAACCTATGGTCGTTGGGTACAGGAATCAACTTCGAAGGACAGTCAATATCGAATGATATGTTGCGTGGAGGTCCATCAATTTTATTGCCCGGGAGTTGGGATACCTGGTTGAATTTAGAAACAAATGAAACTAAGCCATTAAGTGCAGAAATAGGATATTCTATAAATAGGGGAGAAGAAAACTACTATAAAAACAATTCGTTCTGGGCTGGTTTGAGTTATCGCCCAAGCAAATATATTTCCATTAATGTAAGTTCTTCATATCACGAAGAAAATTCGCTTCTTCAGTATGTAACAAATGAAGCATTTGAAGAAGAGGAGCAATACATTTTTGCAAATTTAGACCAAAAAGTTTTTAGAGTAACATCGAGAATTGACATAAATTTTACACCAAATTTTTCATTACAATACTATACCTCACCTTTTATAACAGGTGGTATTTACGATAATTTCAAAAACATAATCGACCCTAAAGCCTCTAAATTAAACGAAAGATATCTTATATATAATTCTCAAATATCGTATATGATTGATGATAATATCTACGGCATAGATGCAAACGGGAATGGAAATTCCGATTTTACTTTCGATAATCCGGATTTCAATTTTAGGCAGTTTCGATCAAATTTAGTACTGAGATGGGAATATTCGCCCGGTTCAGTTTTATTTATTGTGTGGTCGCAATCGAGAACAGGTAGCGAAACTAATGGCAAATTTGACTATAAAAACGATTTTAAGGAACTATTTGAGATTACTCCATACGATGTCCTTCTTGTAAAACTCTCGTATAGATTTCGGGCTGAGGAGTGGTTTTAGGAATTTGAATTAAAACAGAACATTTTAGAAAAGTAAAGAATACAGGTTTATCCCCCCTTAGTGTGAAGATTGTTAATTAGTCCCACTAACACGGATTGTAAACCTGTACCAGCGGCGTGTTTCAATCAGACCTGACAGGTTTCGAAAACCTGTCAAGTCTTTTCATATCATCCAAATATTATAACAAATACAATTCGAAAAAATAGAAATAAATAAATTGCATTTTGCCTTTTAAATTATTACCTTAGCTGAATAATTTATTATAAATCTTTTAGTCAATAATATTATGAAAACAAAAATTTACACTTTTCTAAGCATTTTTTTCATTACTACAAACCTCTTTGCCCAAGAACCAGTATTTGTATGGGCAGAAGCTTTTAATATTGAAATAAACTCTTTCGTAGTAGATGATGCAGGCAATAGCTATTATACAGGATACTTT
The genomic region above belongs to Bacteroidota bacterium and contains:
- a CDS encoding PspC domain-containing protein, yielding MSTYRKLIRSNNRIIGGVCGGIANYLKIDPTIIRIVYIVLSIISIAFPGIIVYILLWILMPDEDDIF
- a CDS encoding carbohydrate binding family 9 domain-containing protein — its product is MKNYLTLIFFIFSSIQLLFAQNKIYTTHRIENSPPIIDGLLDDPIWKTIDWEENFTQFEPHNSEKPSQNTAFKLFYDDNNLYLAVKAYDSEPEKIEKQLTRRDGWGGDFLGIQLDSYFDKKTAFAFIVTASGIKNDGIFNSDGDDFTESWDPIWFVKTSIDAEGWNAEYKIPLSQLRFAKKEKQKWGMQVIRKIYRNDELSLWQHIDNKESGWVSNFGELHGIENIKPKRQIEIAPFVLGKNEFYETEDDNPFSTGNDFSYNVGVDGKVGITNDLILDFTVNPDFGQVEADPSELNLSAFESYFSEKRPFFIEGKNITDYRITPGGHPMARDNLFYSRRIGKQALTYPDVSDDEYVKIPERTKIIGAFKLTGKTKNGWSIGIVESITGREQAEIDYNGERRFETIEPLTSYFIGRLQKDINKGNTVIGGIFTSTNRNFDGEDFDVLSKSANTAGLDFRQYWKDKKYYFSTKFVVSKIEGSEDAILEQQLSSIRYLQRPDADYLNVDSSLTSMSGHGGTILMGKSANSGLRYTFCLAWRSPKLELNDVGFLRQSDKIFHYLWIGYEFEKPFSIFRKMNINANEWAGWDFGGTNLYKGMSLNFRTVFTNLWSLGTGINFEGQSISNDMLRGGPSILLPGSWDTWLNLETNETKPLSAEIGYSINRGEENYYKNNSFWAGLSYRPSKYISINVSSSYHEENSLLQYVTNEAFEEEEQYIFANLDQKVFRVTSRIDINFTPNFSLQYYTSPFITGGIYDNFKNIIDPKASKLNERYLIYNSQISYMIDDNIYGIDANGNGNSDFTFDNPDFNFRQFRSNLVLRWEYSPGSVLFIVWSQSRTGSETNGKFDYKNDFKELFEITPYDVLLVKLSYRFRAEEWF
- a CDS encoding diacylglycerol kinase family protein, coding for MVSKKNTTPFSLKKRATSFKYAAKGFKYIIKHEHNFRIHLVLMTVAIVLSIVLKIERTEWLIILLTIAIVLITEIINSAIEVIVDLVSPNFNEKAGIAKDLAASAVLLASIIAAFIGFFIFFPKILAFCKLFFQS
- the mltG gene encoding endolytic transglycosylase MltG; the protein is MKKSEKNKRQNYRNWIISFIIIILIGIAYFWVQKYYDSINMPNVSINKKFEYLYIKTASNYEDVLQTLKSKNIIIDIESFEWMVEKKNYKSHIYPGRYKIANNISNDELINILRSGVQEPIKLIFNNIRTLEQFSGRISEQIEADSIEIIKFLSKKENISKYGFNNATIVSLFIPNTYEIYWNISVANFVERMAKEYKKFWNYYRKQKAKNMSLSQSEVSTLASIVEEETIKNDEKSRVAGVYVNRLKKRMRLQADPTIKFALKDFSIKRILKRHLKVESDYNTYTNSGLPPGPINIPSISSIDAVLNYEKHTYYYFCAKEDFSGYHNFAKTLRQHNSNARKYQKELGKKRIYK
- a CDS encoding DUF4294 domain-containing protein, translating into MLKKVFVVLLICSNAVSYLWGQDYSAKLDSIFSNKIIYLADSMPHKDLEEVVVYAPRIFEKKRDYKRYRKLVKKIKKVYPYAKTANQWLTDINNNLEKIESEREKKVFIKQAEKRLRSEFEDELIKLTFSEGRLLIKLIDRETGNTSYELVKQLRGSFSAFFWQSVALLFGSNLKSEYDAENDDRLIEEIIYQIDNGFL
- a CDS encoding alanine dehydrogenase; the encoded protein is MKEKFKIGVLKETKNPPDKRVVLPPKQAVELLKKYPKFELIIQPSELRCYDDKEYSDLGLTLSDDLSQCDLLAGVKEVDIPALIPNKQYLFFSHTAKKQPYNRKLLQEIIAKKITLLDHEYLTDKNNFRLVAFGRWAGIVGAYNGLVAYGLRSGLFKMKRAHECYDMDDFFAELNKVKLPAIKILITGGGRVAQGAMETIEPLNLKKVTPQDFLSKTYDEAVFCQIDPWNYTKRKNGEPFDLEHFFRNPSEYESTFLPYTKVTDMFIACHFWDEKSPVFMTKDDMRADDFKIGVIADVSCDIDGPIPSTIRSSTIAEPFYGYNTFSEKEDDPFNKKNICVMAVDNLPGEAPRNASVDFSEGLIEKVFPAFINGDIEGIADRATIVKNGELAEKYSYLSDFAAGKE
- a CDS encoding AAA family ATPase → MNSLYYTNILIENVRTFGKKQNINFCDKNDKPFLWNIIIGDNGIGKTTILKALSLPLIKPWGNPSWIYNINLNTFERFSSEQESGAKKQTKIVTDFLYAETEKESLTLNLTLGEKHKDIQAVLTKNAKINKRINSEFEKDYLLFAYGASRHIGRKGMSSGKDFPAQTLFEDNVPLMNTEEWLLQVELKAEKNTKFNTYKEKVFEIVKLLLQGEVTDIKTDVENSPQILFKTQFGWVRLHELSLGYKTLLSWIIDFAKGMLEKYPESDNPLAEPAICLVDEIDLHIHPALQKKVIKFLKNTFQKTQFIVTTHSPLILQSIDNANIILLKNKGNSVNAVQNFVDIDNWRIDQILLSDLFELRDIYKPSVQKKVDSHSKLLRKSNLTEKERKKLHSLTEFVENLPIGNNQNELEGFELLRKFASEIAKNK